Proteins from a single region of Sesamum indicum cultivar Zhongzhi No. 13 linkage group LG5, S_indicum_v1.0, whole genome shotgun sequence:
- the LOC105161386 gene encoding dystrophia myotonica WD repeat-containing protein, with protein MNTAANNNTMSSASASGSNAQAPSLKTYFKTPEGKYKLQYEKTHPPGLLHYAHGKTVTQVTLGHIKDKPMQAPLQSSSSLGVTSGVRSAAARLLGGGNGSRALSFVGGNGGSKSMNGTSTRLGSFGPSGSNNVVGNSNFDGKGTYLVFNVGDAIFISDLNSQDKDPIKAIHFSNSNPVCHAYDPDAKDGHDLLIGLHSGDVYSMSLRQQLQDAGKKLVGAQHYNKDGSVNNSRCTCIAWIPNGDGSFIVAHADGNMYVYEKNKDGSGDASFPVVKDQTQFSVAHARYSKNPVARWHICLGSINGIAFSTDGSYVATVGRDGYLRVFDYKNEQLVCGGKSYYGALLCCAWSMDGKYILAGGEDDLVQVWSMEDRKIVAWGDGHNSWVSGVAFDSYWLAPNSDGVGGNIVYRFGSVGQDTQLLLWDLEIEELVVPVRRPPGGSPTFSTGSQSSHWDSACPAGTLQPAPSMRDVPKLSPLVAHRVHTEPLSGLTFTQESVLTVCREGHIKIWTRPGFAESQMSNSDSLTSLSLKEKSSISGKVVTLSYKQ; from the exons ATGAAAAAACTCATCCCCCGGGTCTTCTTCACTACGCTCATGGCAAAACTGTGACCCAG GTGACTCTTGGTCATATTAAGGATAAGCCAATGCAGGCACCATTACAGTCATCTTCAAGTTTGGGTGTAACCAGTGGAGTTAGATCAGCAGCAGCGAGATTGCTGGGTGGTGGGAATGGGAGTAGGGCACTTAGTTTTGTTGGAGGGAATGGTGGAAGTAAGTCAATGAATGGGACTAGTACTAGATTGGGATCATTTGGGCCTTCAGGTTCAAATAATGTGGTTGGAAATTCAAACTTTGATGGCAAAGGGACTTACTTGGTGTTCAATGTTGGTGATGCAATTTTCATCAGTGACCTAAATTCTCAGGATAAG GATCCCATAAAAGCTATACATTTCAGTAATTCAAATCCAGTTTGCCATGCATATGACCCCGATGCAAAAGATGGACATGATTTGCTTATTGGTTTACACTCTGGAGATG ttTATTCAATGTCTCTAAGACAACAATTACAAGATGCTGGAAAGAAGCTTGTGGGGGCTCAACATTATAATAAAGATGGTTCTGTTAATAATAG TCGATGTACTTGCATCGCGTGGATTCCAAATGGTGATGGCTCATTTATAGTTGCTCATGCGGATGgcaatatgtatgtatatgaaaAG aataaAGATGGTTCTGGTGATGCTTCATTCCCTGTGGTCAAGGATCAGACACAATTTTCTGTAGCACATGCCCGCTACAGTAAG AATCCAGTTGCTAGATGGCATATATGCCTGGGTTCAATAAATGGCATTGCTTTTTCAACAGATGGTTCTTATGTAGCAACAGTAGGAAGGGATG GTTACCTACGAGTGTTTGACTACAAAAATGAACAGCTAGTTTGTGGTGGAAAGAGCTATTATGGTGCTCTTTTGTGTTGTGCGTGGAG CATGGACGGAAAATACATTTTGGCTGGAGGAGAGGATGACCTAGTTCAAGTTTGGAGTATGGAAGATAGAAAGATTGTAGCATGGGGAGATGGACACAACTCATGG GTCAGTGGAGTGGCATTTGATTCATATTGGCTGGCTCCAAATTCAGATGGCGTGGGGGGAAACATTGTATACCGTTTTGGTTCTGTTGGCCAG GACACACAACTCCTACTATGGGATCTGGAAATAGAGGAGCTCGTCGTACCAGTTCGTCGCCCACCAGGTGGATCTCCCACTTTTAGTACCGGAAGTCAGTCATCTCACTGGGACAGTGCTTGCCCTGCCGGTACCTTGCAACCTGCTCCAAGCATGCGAGATGTTCCGAAGCTCTCTCCATTGGTTGCTCACCGTGTTCACACAGAACCTCTCTCTGGTTTGACATTCACTCAGGAATCCGTTCTCACAGTTTGCCGGGAGGGGCACATCAAGATTTGGACCAGACCAGGTTTTGCTGAAAGCCAAATGAGCAACTCTGATTCTCTCACGAGTTTGAGCTTGAAGGAAAAATCATCGATATCGGGGAAAGTTGTCACTTTGAGTTACAAACAATGA